Within Vigna unguiculata cultivar IT97K-499-35 chromosome 2, ASM411807v1, whole genome shotgun sequence, the genomic segment tattttctgagtttttatatgttttcaaaatatatagatCAACATTGATTtcgatatttaaaatatatataaaaaatttaatatatttgtatgtTTATTAGAGAATAACACCAAACAAATCCAGACTCAGAAATTCAGTGAGGAAATGAAAGTGACAGATTAATAAAAGAAGTATAATACATATATACGAAATTAAGGTATATATTTATTCTTGTTCgatattatttacttttcttataatttataatcattaaaattttatttaatttttcactttcaaaagaaaaaaacaaatacatttttttatttatattatatattaaaatatcttatttttagtGTTCACGTTTGTTTCTtgattttatcctttaaatgattttttaaaaaattaaaataattattttatcaatatataaaatctaaccattttttttcaatttaactgttttttatgattttaacaatatttttaattaaaaaatatataacaaataaataaaaactaattacaataatattataaaaattatttatatttaattttatagttataataataataaaaataataataacaataattttattatttttttattatcataagaagaagaaaaaacatagaTGTGCATGTATTTTCGGTAGTTCTTTATTAAGAGAATgattatcttaattatatttttaaccttctggttttaaaataatcattttaatgaaaacaatttatatCGTAATGCTTACATTGTTTTGTTAGCTACACACACGTAATTATTGgaaaaatattatctattttatatgatttaaaaagttaattagtgtatcatttttttaattctatgtTTTTTAATGACTTAGAGTTTAAGAGTACTAATGATTTTAACGATTTTAACGATGAAACTCGATTATATTGTTCCTAAAAAgtttaactataaatatatattttttattgaattttatttcataaaaattattatctctaaaatcttttctaattttttttctgttttctttttctagatTTTCGACTTTGTCTTTCATGTGTTCGAAGATATGTTATAGGAATCCTAATATCGAGAATAGGAGTATCAAAGTGAGTCAACCTGACTCATATGGGTTGAGCCAAAAAAGAACCAGTTCAACCCGACTTACTTTTTTAGTGAGCAAAAAACTTTACAATCCGGCTTAATCCACCGTAGGTTGGTGGGTTACTGAATTGGTTCACTTacgaatttttttttgcaatttattttatatatttattgcattatAATGATAGCGAATTCACtcagtttattttttataatagtgaaaTCAAAGTGTTTACTTAATTCtcgaaataaatattattataaaaatagtaattaaagattaaaatatcaacGCATGTAACTTCACAAACAAATACAtgaaacattcaaactattcaaatattatagaacaacattctaatatttaaagatatgaaattgtgaacctaaCTTGGTTTGTAGAGCTGTCAAGATGGGTTGGAATCTGCGAGTTAACCCGACCCACCATGGGtttgagccgggttgagttgaaatttttttacaaatttcaatacgggttgaattttgacccggctcacccgggttggctcaccaacatGCAGATAAAGgatcacacaagtgttttttttattaagttggactttGCATTTGGGTTAgtttaggttattttttttatccatcacattgataatttgtatttttgtgtatttggattgtattgaagtttatttaaaatttaatcagaattataatttagttttgactgaaaaaaataaaaaaaatatttttttttttaattaagtgagcttGTGAGCCAATTCGTGATGGACCTGTCtcgattcaaattttttaacttgctaataagtgagtcgggttaTGTTGACTCACTAAGTGATCAATCCATAAGTTTGGACATATCTCCAGACTTAAACCCGTAATGAGTAAAGTTGAAACTCATTCATTAAGGATTAAAATCTTACCCGATCTGAATATTAAATAGAATGACTtcatcttttgtttttcttaacttttaagAAACATGTTAAAGTAGGGTGTTTTGGGAGTTACAAGTTTAAGAGTTGAAATGAATATTTGTTTGGTTAAGACGTGTTtattgttcaaatttttttatgtgcaGATACATTAACGTGAGTAAGGTAGAAGAATCGTTACGTTTCATTGGTGCTCCTTCATGCTGTCGCCGATGCTTCAGAGTGCTCGCACCGCTGGCTGGTCATGGGAGGAACGAGGCTTGTACTTGTCACTCTCCTGCATTCTTCTTCAACCACGAGAAGACCACTTCCACTCCAGCCTTCTCCACAGCCCATTGGGCTCCCCAGCCCATTCTCACTCCCACTCCTACATGGGCTAAGTCGTCACTAGTGTGAGCAACCGTGTCTTCTTCTATGTGAGCAAATATATAGCCACGAATCCTCTCGcttcctaaatttttttatccacttttaaattattattctaaTTATCATTAACTCAtcacatcattaaaaaaaataaaaaaaataatctaataataattgaaacaataaattaaaagtaagttaaaaaaattgaattaaaatatcattatctcaCGTATTATTAATACatcaattaataaaatgaagaaattttTCTAACTTTCTAACCAATATAAATGCTTAACAACCAATATAAAACCTGTAATTTGTAATAATGATGTGATATTTAATTATGGtagattttcttttcaaaacttataatataaacttaaatgcataaccaaaaagttaaaaaaaaaatgcataaaagattaaattaaatgctTAGTATAAAGGCAGTTCGGCGGATTAAATACCCAGCTACCTTATTAAACTACTACTAAAATAGACTAGTATCTCTAATTGCCAACATGAAAAAAGTACATATAATCAAACcgttcaattaaaaaaaattataatataaattaaactgaATTATTTTTGGAATAGACTTAAACCGGTTCTGCCTATAAATAAacttacaaataataataactatttaaaatatgtatataataacttaaatactaaattattatatttagaattaaaaataattatagagatacaatttaaattagaaaaatatattttatttatttagattgaGTCGATTTTATACAGATGAAATctaaaatttacaatatatttattaaatgatggGTTTTGGGACGTGGGCCCTTAGATTTTCCTCAAATCCGAAGAAATAGATACTAGATTTCAATTCACGCAAGCACCAACCCCATTGTAGGAGCAATAACCTGCAGTTAAAGTTTGTGCATTATGGAAGACCAAACCCAGAGAAAACCCAGAATCCTGTGCCTCCATGGATTCAGAACCAGTGGCGAAATCCTCAAGCAATTGGTCTTAAGATGGCCAGAATCTGTGATACAAAACTTGGACCTGGTGTTCCCCGATGGCCAGTTTCCTGCACAGGGAAGATCTGATGTTGAAGGCACTTTTGATCCTCCTTACTATGAATGGTTCCAAGCCAATGAGGTTGCTGTAGAGACAACACAGTCTCCACCTTAGTAATCCCCACCTCCGACATCATTCTAGTAGAGCTTTCTTCTTAcgtttttatctttttcgtgTACAGGACTTCTCCGGGTATAGAAACTTCGAAGAGTGTTTAGCATACATAGAAGATTTCATGCTAAAAAATGGTCCTTTCGATGGTATATTGGGTTTCTCTCAGGTGCGGACTCTGCTGCTACAATGTTATTTCTCAACTTTTTCTGTCTTTTGTTTTTCCAATTTTGAGAAAATAAGGAATGTTGTGTCTCAGGGAGCAATTTTAGCAGCTGCATTACCAGGAATGCAAGCGCAGGTACTGAAACACAAACTCATCTTAATGCTGTTTACACTTTctgttttagattttaataaagTTGATCTTCCTTCTGTGAAGAGATTCCCCTTTGGTGAAAGAATGAATACTTTGGGTTTTATAGGGTGTAGCACTTGGGAAGGTAGAAAAGATCAAGTTTTTGATTGTGATATCCGGAGCCAAGTTTGGTGGAAACAAGTTTGGAATGCCTGAATTGGCTTCTAAGGCATTTTCAAAACCAATTGATTGTTTATCTCTTCACTTTATTGGTACTTTCAAGTCCCTCACTTATGATTCTGCTTCAACAaatttttcttcacatataaCTCTAAAACTTGTATTCTATCTTCTATGGTGAAGGGGAGAAAGATTTCATGAAGGAAGAGAGCGTTGCTTTGTTGGAAGCATTCCAGAATCCTGTTGTGATTCATCACCCCAAAGGACACACAGTCCCCAAACTTGGTTAGTGAACTCTCCTATTGTAGTTCTTTTATTGTAACTATGATTGTTGCCATTTGAATATTGGTTTTGTGCATATAATGTGTCTCAATGTGATTTTGATTTGGTCTTTCTTTGTTGCAGATGATAAAAGTCTTGAAATTATGGTTAATTTTATTGACAGCATTCAGAGGATGATTTAAGATGGTGATATCAAAACTTGAATCTTATGCAAACTTTCTGTCAGTTTTCTATCTTGtaacaatattataaaactTCACTGAAACCATATACTAATGAGGATTTTCCGCGATAAACTCCAATATATTAAGTCAGCATCAATGAATGGTTAAATTTGAAAGGGTTTATTTTGTTATGCAGTTGATTAAGATCTATTCTGCAATTGATTTGAAGCTGCAATGCAGTGAAAAAGATTGGATtgataaagtattttaattttactgttttcattaaatattttaagtttttccaTTAAGTCTTCCAAAGAAATAACTTCTTAAACATGGAAAAATTAGTAAATGACAATTCTGTCATTCCCTCACACATGTAGACTCTTGGAAAACATGAATATCggaatcattttcttaaaaataaatagaatttgtTTAGCTGGTCATAAGCATTTTGGAAATGTTTATATTAACTTCATTCTTTATATAAGGAATGCGATTTACTTTAGTTGTAAATTTGTTTAACGgcattattgtaaaaataagcAATATTATATAACTTTAAATGACCTTTGATACATCTATATAGAATTGTATtgcttaaagtttttaaatatttttatttattatgttaaaatctgtattatttaaagtatttttttattttgtgaaataaaaagctaataataataaaattataactaattacttatacatttataatataaaatttggatATTACCACACTGTCATGACTGTTATATTTCCAAAAGAACCAAATAGGAGATTTTCATCTAAATGATTATTGCCGGTTCAACTTTAGGAGTAATATAATTAtcgaaaaagtaaagaaaaagagaaaataaaggatataattgtaaaatagaTGTAGTAGAAATGTATTGAGTTTCAATGTACGATGGTCTTTGTTTATTATGAAGAGGAGTTAagcttaaaattttcaaaattcattgaagTAGTTCTTAATTAACTTATTTGAGAAGCTAGTGTCTCTTAGGTATTCTccattatattttctttctttgtaaGAGAGAGGGAGATGAAAAGGATAGAGAAAGAACAAAGAGTAAGAAATTATGAAACTAATAATGTATTATTCAAATAGAGGTACATGAGTATTATTAGCAAAGAAAATGCAAGATTGGTGAAAaggttgaaaatatatatataagctaTCTTTAAGTTTTCCGTGTAAAATTATCTGCTTGTTTTTCTGGTTTTTAACATaacaataaaattcaaaattacatTGTTATCTTTAGTGAATTTTGAtgcacttaaaatatttttggatatAATTGGAACATGTAGAAGACCATTGagataaattttgtatattatatcatatataattaattattaaaaaatagtatttatttGTGACTGATGATTATCGATTGAGATGAGTGATAAAgtaatttagtaattaaatagaaaggaaaagagagaaagatcacaaaattaatattcctctaataatttgaaaaaataagagaaaatggAAAGATTTAGTGAAAGTCTTTTAATCCAACCAAATAATCTTGGAGCCAACCATCTTccacaacaaaataaataaaatgaactgttttgttaagaaaattctGACATATACTCGTtaactaaaaaacaaatttacatATGGGTTGAGCATCAACCAATAAATAGAAGTATAAATTCATCGCTGTAAAGTTTTATAACCATAATTGTAACTGTTGGTAGAGAGCAAGTTTTGAAACTGTTgtcccttataaattttatgttacaGCGAAATAATAGCCagagaacaataaaaaaaaataaaaatagacgTTATTACAAAGGAACACTGCGTTAAGGACATTTAATGCTTCTTGGTGCTGCAGCTCCATAATGGTACTTTTGGCAGTCTACTCTTctgaaaataatgttttagtttatatattttcagGTAAATGGTTACTTTTCaatatttgtatattaataaaacattttctctTTTACTAATAATTCTCATATTGACataatatttaaagtttaataaataaatatttttgaaataaataaataatatatatatatatatatatatatttaaagtttagaatgataaaataagataaaaatatgtatttagtaTTCAATAATGGAACACTAATTGGTATCCTAAAAATACTggttaaacaataaataatttgcattgatttcatcattttt encodes:
- the LOC114174040 gene encoding esterase CG5412-like, producing MEDQTQRKPRILCLHGFRTSGEILKQLVLRWPESVIQNLDLVFPDGQFPAQGRSDVEGTFDPPYYEWFQANEDFSGYRNFEECLAYIEDFMLKNGPFDGILGFSQGAILAAALPGMQAQGVALGKVEKIKFLIVISGAKFGGNKFGMPELASKAFSKPIDCLSLHFIGEKDFMKEESVALLEAFQNPVVIHHPKGHTVPKLDDKSLEIMVNFIDSIQRMI